AAGTCCAAACCGCGGATGCCAGCGCAAACATAAGCACACAACCCAAACGCGTCGCAGACAAAAAAACCTCAAACCTCACCACGCCTCAATCATCAAAGCATCGAGCTTAAACGACCCATCTTCGTGTACATCGAAGTATTCCCGAACCTCATCCGGGGCGAACGCCCACAGAGAGCGAATCGCAGCGACACGCGCCTCAGGCGTCCTCATCCTTGCGACCCACGACGCAAACTCGATATTGAGCCGCCAGCGCTCCCGCACCATAGCCTCGAACCCTGCCGCAGCAAAAAACGCCACCCACTCATCCGCACGATAATCGCGAATATGCGACCCATCGCGCAGCACTTCGACAGCCTGAAGATGCGTATCGAGCAGTGGATGCTCGCTCCCAGCGATATCAATGAACATCACGCGCCCGCCAGGCTTCAAAACCCGCCGCACTTCGGCAAGCGCCAACGGCACATCGTGCCAATGATGCGCGCTCATCCGGCTGACGACCCAATCAAACGAAGCATCGTCGAACGGCAACTTTTCAG
This is a stretch of genomic DNA from Paraburkholderia caribensis. It encodes these proteins:
- a CDS encoding class I SAM-dependent methyltransferase, coding for MKHQDQVADAFGSTAASYLTSQVHATGADLQTLAAAVAATPGAAVLDMGCGAGHASFAVAVSAGSVVAYDIAPQMLATVAAAAAERGLSNIRTQQGAAEKLPFDDASFDWVVSRMSAHHWHDVPLALAEVRRVLKPGGRVMFIDIAGSEHPLLDTHLQAVEVLRDGSHIRDYRADEWVAFFAAAGFEAMVRERWRLNIEFASWVARMRTPEARVAAIRSLWAFAPDEVREYFDVHEDGSFKLDALMIEAW